The following proteins come from a genomic window of Geminicoccaceae bacterium SCSIO 64248:
- a CDS encoding DUF1446 domain-containing protein, with protein MGHEVVRIGCGAGFAGDRSDAAVPIVAELAAMGGPRFLIFETLAERTLALAQIEKRQNPQRGASPALERLLRPILADCLRSGIRIVSNFGAANPRAGAAVIGALAAEAGFPDIRIAIVEGDDLTHDFGAEDFARRETGGDVLAERPAILSANVYLGAREIASGLDQGADVVITGRVADPSLVLGPLLHVFRWAEDDWDRLAAGTLAGHLLECGAQVTGGYFADPGVKDVPGLDEVGYPIGEIDADGRVVVTKPAGTGGRVDRDTVVEQILYEIHDPAAYLTPDVVLDLTEVEVAVIGRDRVAVTGARGHPRPDTLKVTVCVDSGSLAEAEISYAGANATGRARLAIEVVLARMAKRAPDLAIRADAIGVRSLFNDTAGSALADAWPDARGEDVRVRFAAQSDDPAALVLLLDEVEALYCAGPGGGGGVRRRVTPRLRSASCLIERERVRPRVTVIGGPR; from the coding sequence ATGGGACACGAGGTGGTCCGCATCGGTTGCGGCGCCGGCTTCGCCGGGGACCGCAGCGACGCCGCCGTGCCGATCGTCGCCGAGCTGGCGGCGATGGGCGGGCCCCGGTTCCTGATCTTCGAGACCCTGGCCGAACGGACCCTGGCGCTCGCCCAGATCGAGAAGCGGCAGAACCCGCAAAGGGGCGCGAGCCCCGCGCTCGAGCGCCTGCTCCGGCCGATTCTGGCCGACTGCCTCCGGAGCGGCATCCGGATCGTCAGCAATTTCGGCGCGGCCAACCCGCGTGCCGGCGCCGCCGTGATCGGCGCGCTGGCCGCCGAAGCGGGCTTTCCCGACATCCGCATCGCGATCGTCGAAGGCGACGACCTGACCCACGACTTCGGCGCCGAGGACTTCGCAAGGCGCGAGACCGGCGGCGACGTTCTCGCGGAGCGGCCCGCGATCCTCTCAGCCAACGTCTATCTCGGCGCGCGCGAGATCGCATCCGGCCTCGACCAGGGTGCCGACGTCGTGATCACCGGCCGCGTCGCCGACCCCTCCCTCGTCCTGGGGCCGCTCCTGCACGTCTTCCGCTGGGCCGAGGACGACTGGGACCGCCTTGCGGCCGGCACGCTGGCGGGACATCTCCTGGAATGCGGCGCGCAGGTCACGGGCGGCTATTTCGCCGACCCCGGCGTCAAGGACGTCCCAGGCCTCGACGAGGTCGGCTACCCGATCGGCGAGATCGACGCCGATGGCCGTGTCGTCGTCACCAAGCCCGCCGGCACAGGCGGCCGCGTCGACCGCGACACGGTGGTCGAGCAGATCCTCTACGAGATCCACGATCCAGCGGCCTACCTGACGCCCGACGTCGTGCTCGACCTGACCGAGGTCGAGGTGGCGGTCATCGGCCGGGACCGTGTCGCCGTGACCGGCGCGCGCGGGCATCCCCGCCCGGACACGCTGAAGGTGACGGTGTGCGTCGACAGCGGCAGCCTCGCCGAGGCCGAGATCTCCTATGCCGGCGCGAACGCGACCGGCCGGGCCCGGCTGGCGATCGAGGTCGTGCTCGCCCGCATGGCCAAGCGCGCGCCCGACCTCGCGATCCGCGCCGACGCCATCGGCGTGCGCAGCCTGTTCAACGACACGGCGGGCTCGGCGCTGGCCGACGCCTGGCCCGACGCGCGTGGCGAGGACGTGCGGGTCCGCTTCGCCGCGCAGTCGGACGATCCCGCCGCCCTCGTGCTTCTGCTCGATGAGGTCGAGGCGCTCTATTGCGCGGGGCCGGGCGGCGGCGGCGGCGTGCGCCGGCGCGTCACGCCGCGGCTGCGAAGCGCGTCCTGCCTGATCGAGCGCGAGCGCGTGCGGCCGCGCGTCACCGTGATCGGAGGCCCGAGGTGA
- a CDS encoding citrate:proton symporter, translated as MLALLGFVTIAAFLVLTLYARVSVLVALVLVPLAAGLLGGFGGDLGPMMLDGLGKVAPTGIMIMFAVLYFGLMIGTGIFDPMIRMMVSLVRGDPVRLCLVTAALAMLVALDGDGATTFLISVTALLPVHRALGMNPLVLPGVIALSAGTMNLLPWGGPTARAMAVLEADASVIFTPVVPAMLAGLAWVFVASAWIGAGERRRLGVAGGFDPEQHLMPSTSEENAARPNLFWFNVGLTALLVLTLFLHLAPLPVLFIVGFVIALVVNYPSWEEQRERLVAHADSVVIVTSMIFAAGIFTGVLTGTGMIDAMARSLVQLVPDVLTPYLPQIVAIASMPLSLAFTPDAFYYGMLPVFAGTAEALGHDGAAIGRAAILGQMTTGFPLSPLTASTFILVGLSGVTLAAHQRFIFKWAFATTLVMTVVATVTGAI; from the coding sequence ATGCTGGCGCTGCTCGGATTCGTGACGATCGCGGCTTTTCTCGTCCTGACGCTCTATGCGCGCGTCTCGGTCCTGGTCGCCCTCGTCCTCGTGCCGCTCGCGGCCGGCCTGCTCGGCGGCTTCGGCGGCGATCTCGGTCCGATGATGCTGGACGGCCTGGGGAAGGTCGCGCCGACCGGCATCATGATCATGTTCGCCGTCCTCTATTTCGGCCTGATGATCGGGACGGGCATCTTCGATCCGATGATCCGGATGATGGTCTCGCTGGTTCGTGGCGATCCCGTGCGGCTCTGCCTGGTCACGGCGGCGCTCGCCATGCTGGTCGCCCTGGACGGCGACGGCGCGACGACGTTCCTGATCAGCGTGACGGCCCTGTTGCCCGTGCACCGTGCGCTCGGCATGAACCCGCTCGTCCTCCCGGGCGTCATCGCGCTCAGCGCCGGCACGATGAACCTGTTGCCCTGGGGCGGGCCGACCGCCCGGGCGATGGCCGTGCTCGAGGCCGACGCTTCGGTGATCTTCACGCCGGTCGTGCCGGCCATGCTGGCCGGGCTCGCCTGGGTCTTCGTGGCGTCGGCCTGGATCGGCGCGGGTGAGCGCCGACGCCTCGGCGTCGCCGGCGGGTTCGATCCGGAGCAGCATCTCATGCCGTCGACCTCGGAGGAGAACGCGGCGCGGCCGAACCTGTTCTGGTTCAATGTCGGGCTGACCGCGCTCCTCGTCCTGACGCTGTTCCTGCACCTCGCGCCGCTGCCGGTCCTGTTCATCGTCGGCTTCGTCATCGCGCTGGTCGTCAACTATCCGTCCTGGGAGGAGCAGAGGGAACGGCTGGTCGCGCACGCCGACAGCGTCGTGATCGTCACCTCGATGATCTTCGCCGCCGGCATCTTCACCGGCGTCCTGACCGGCACGGGCATGATCGACGCGATGGCGCGCAGCCTGGTCCAGCTCGTGCCGGACGTGCTGACGCCCTATCTCCCCCAGATCGTCGCGATCGCCAGCATGCCGCTCAGCCTCGCCTTCACGCCGGACGCCTTCTACTACGGCATGCTGCCGGTGTTCGCCGGTACGGCCGAGGCGCTGGGTCACGATGGCGCGGCGATCGGACGGGCGGCGATCCTGGGCCAGATGACGACCGGCTTCCCGCTGAGCCCGCTCACCGCCTCGACGTTCATCCTGGTCGGCCTGTCCGGGGTGACCCTGGCGGCGCATCAGCGCTTCATCTTCAAATGGGCGTTCGCGACGACCCTGGTGATGACGGTTGTGGCAACCGTGACGGGAGCCATCTGA
- the proC gene encoding pyrroline-5-carboxylate reductase, with the protein MTGLAGPLVLVGCGKMGGALLQGWLERGLDPASTYVIEPDEATRASLAERGVRALGGQAELPPDLVARAIVFAIKPQMMGDALPGYHALVGRGGLVVSIAAGTLARRFTDAFGEDTPVVRAMPNTPAAIGKGASVLWSNARASPGQRDLAAELLAAVGTVDWIEDEDLMHAVTAMSGGGPAYVFLLIEALATAGRKAGLPEALATSLARTTVIGAGALAAAGDEPPSTLRQNVTSPGGTTQAALGVLMAEPGIQALFDRAIAAGAARSQELA; encoded by the coding sequence GTGACGGGTCTGGCAGGGCCGCTCGTCCTTGTCGGTTGCGGCAAGATGGGCGGAGCCTTGCTGCAGGGCTGGCTGGAGCGCGGTCTCGACCCCGCATCGACCTATGTTATCGAGCCGGACGAGGCGACCCGGGCGTCGCTGGCCGAGCGCGGCGTGCGCGCGCTGGGCGGGCAGGCGGAGTTGCCGCCGGACCTCGTCGCCCGCGCCATCGTGTTCGCGATCAAGCCGCAGATGATGGGCGACGCGTTGCCGGGATACCATGCCCTGGTCGGGCGCGGCGGCCTCGTCGTCTCGATCGCCGCCGGCACGCTGGCCCGCCGCTTCACCGACGCGTTCGGCGAAGACACGCCGGTCGTGCGCGCCATGCCCAACACGCCGGCTGCGATCGGCAAGGGCGCCTCGGTGCTCTGGTCCAACGCGCGCGCGTCGCCCGGACAGCGCGATCTCGCCGCTGAGCTCCTTGCCGCGGTCGGCACGGTCGACTGGATCGAGGACGAAGACCTGATGCATGCGGTCACCGCCATGTCCGGCGGCGGGCCGGCTTACGTCTTCCTGCTTATCGAGGCGCTGGCGACGGCTGGACGGAAGGCGGGCCTGCCCGAAGCACTCGCCACCTCGCTGGCGCGGACGACGGTGATCGGCGCGGGCGCGCTCGCGGCCGCCGGCGACGAGCCGCCCAGCACCCTGCGCCAGAACGTCACGAGCCCGGGCGGGACCACGCAGGCCGCGCTGGGCGTTCTCATGGCCGAGCCCGGCATCCAGGCCTTGTTCGACCGCGCGATCGCCGCCGGAGCCGCCCGGTCCCAGGAACTCGCATAA
- a CDS encoding YbjN domain-containing protein — translation MTSLSFDTHDLGGNPLDVVEQLAIANEWAFQRQGEDELAAEIDGHWCHYRLWFSWHADMGVLHLSCALDMKVPAKKRDSLYVLLGMANEKLWLGHFDLWSEENLIVFRHAVIVRDANALSGELVHDVVEIATSECERFYPAFQFTLWGGKAPREALTAALLETEGEA, via the coding sequence GTGACCTCGCTCTCCTTCGATACGCACGATCTCGGCGGCAACCCGCTCGATGTCGTCGAACAGTTGGCGATCGCCAACGAATGGGCCTTTCAACGTCAGGGCGAGGACGAGCTCGCCGCGGAGATCGACGGCCATTGGTGCCATTATCGTCTGTGGTTCTCGTGGCACGCCGACATGGGCGTGCTGCATTTGTCCTGCGCGCTGGACATGAAGGTGCCGGCCAAGAAGCGCGACAGCCTCTACGTCCTGCTCGGGATGGCCAACGAAAAGCTTTGGCTCGGCCATTTCGACCTCTGGTCTGAGGAGAACCTCATCGTCTTCCGCCACGCGGTGATCGTGCGCGACGCCAACGCCCTCTCGGGCGAACTGGTGCACGACGTGGTCGAGATCGCGACCTCGGAATGCGAGCGCTTCTATCCGGCCTTCCAGTTCACCCTCTGGGGCGGCAAGGCGCCGCGCGAGGCGCTGACGGCCGCCCTGCTCGAAACCGAAGGCGAGGCCTGA
- a CDS encoding accessory factor UbiK family protein: protein MQTSNRLLDDLARVASGAMHTFSGVREEIELRVKERIERVMADLDLVTREEFDAVRLMATRAREQNELLLARIEALEAKLGDAATEAPAPAKPASRPKKKASPPADEGNSPG from the coding sequence ATGCAGACCAGCAACCGGCTGCTCGACGATCTGGCGCGCGTCGCGAGCGGCGCCATGCATACCTTCTCGGGCGTGCGCGAGGAGATCGAGCTCAGGGTCAAGGAGCGCATCGAGCGCGTCATGGCCGATCTCGACCTGGTGACCCGCGAGGAGTTCGACGCCGTGCGCCTCATGGCGACCCGGGCGCGGGAGCAGAACGAGTTGCTGCTCGCCCGCATCGAGGCGCTGGAGGCGAAGCTCGGCGACGCTGCGACCGAAGCGCCCGCTCCGGCCAAGCCGGCGTCACGGCCGAAGAAGAAGGCGAGCCCGCCGGCGGACGAAGGCAACTCGCCCGGCTGA
- the lgt gene encoding prolipoprotein diacylglyceryl transferase codes for MALAIPFPNIDPVLIQLGPLAIRWYALAYIVGLVVGWRYLRTIVQRPGWQATPEDIDDLLLWATLGIVLGGRIGYVLFYQFEYYVSRPLEALAVWHGGMSFHGGLIGVITAMILFARSRKLPILDILDGVAIVGPIGLGLGRLANFINGELWGRPTDLPFAMVFPRAGPEPRHPSQLYEAFLEGLVLFLIVDWLGRRARTPESRGLIGGTFMAGYAFFRFMVEFAREPDAQLGYLAGGLTMGQILCLPMFAVGIVAILYSRRRIAQAARA; via the coding sequence ATCGCGCTTGCCATTCCCTTCCCGAACATCGACCCCGTCCTGATCCAGCTCGGACCGCTCGCGATCCGCTGGTACGCGCTGGCCTATATCGTCGGCCTCGTGGTCGGCTGGCGGTACCTGCGCACGATCGTGCAGCGGCCCGGCTGGCAGGCCACGCCCGAGGACATCGACGACCTCCTGCTCTGGGCGACGCTCGGCATCGTGCTGGGCGGCCGCATCGGCTACGTGCTGTTCTACCAGTTCGAGTACTATGTCAGCCGGCCGCTCGAGGCGCTGGCCGTCTGGCATGGCGGCATGTCGTTCCATGGCGGCCTGATCGGCGTCATCACGGCGATGATCCTGTTCGCCCGGTCGCGCAAGCTGCCCATCCTCGACATCCTGGACGGCGTGGCCATCGTCGGCCCGATCGGCCTCGGCCTGGGGCGGCTCGCCAACTTCATCAACGGCGAGCTCTGGGGGCGGCCGACCGACCTGCCGTTCGCCATGGTCTTTCCCCGCGCCGGGCCGGAGCCGCGCCATCCCAGCCAGCTCTACGAGGCGTTTCTCGAAGGCCTCGTCCTGTTCCTGATCGTCGACTGGCTCGGCCGGCGGGCGCGCACGCCCGAGAGCCGCGGCCTGATCGGCGGCACCTTCATGGCGGGCTATGCCTTCTTCCGCTTCATGGTCGAGTTCGCCCGCGAGCCCGACGCCCAGCTCGGCTACCTCGCGGGCGGGCTGACCATGGGCCAGATCCTCTGCCTGCCGATGTTCGCCGTCGGGATCGTCGCGATCCTCTACAGCCGCCGGCGGATCGCGCAGGCCGCGCGCGCGTGA
- a CDS encoding SAM-dependent methyltransferase — MTAIERLIRDEIARDGFMTLQRYVALVTGHPVHGYYASAEPFGRAGDFVTAPEISQVFGELIGLALGQAWADQGSPARALLAELGPGRGTLMRDALRALRIVPGAPAALAVHLVEASARLRAIQAETLADAAPVWHTAIGDVPDAPLFLIANEFLDALPAHVLVRRGADWHERTVTVDGTGAFVPGETPCPSGMAARLPASWGAATDGAIGEWAPLRAEAVATIAGRIVRHGGCALLIDYGAAASGPAGDTLQAVRAHRPWPILAEPGTADLTSQVDFAPLLDAARAAGAAAWGPLPQGTFLLALGAEARFDALAHSKDADAVVALVRARRRLLHPAAMGEAFKVMAITPRTAPPPPGFAHPPA, encoded by the coding sequence GTGACCGCGATCGAGCGGTTGATCCGGGACGAGATCGCCCGCGACGGCTTCATGACCCTGCAGCGCTACGTGGCGCTCGTGACCGGCCATCCCGTGCACGGCTACTACGCGTCGGCCGAGCCGTTCGGCCGGGCGGGCGACTTCGTCACCGCGCCGGAGATCAGCCAGGTGTTCGGCGAGCTGATCGGCCTGGCGCTCGGTCAGGCCTGGGCCGACCAGGGATCGCCCGCCCGTGCGCTGCTGGCGGAGCTGGGGCCGGGCCGCGGCACGCTGATGCGCGATGCCCTGCGCGCGCTCCGGATCGTGCCGGGCGCACCGGCCGCGCTCGCCGTCCATCTCGTCGAGGCGAGCGCGCGCCTGCGTGCGATCCAGGCCGAGACCCTGGCGGACGCCGCGCCCGTCTGGCACACGGCCATCGGGGACGTGCCGGACGCGCCTTTGTTTCTGATCGCCAACGAGTTCCTGGATGCCCTGCCGGCGCACGTCCTGGTCCGTCGCGGCGCCGATTGGCACGAGCGGACGGTGACGGTCGACGGGACCGGCGCCTTCGTCCCGGGCGAGACGCCGTGCCCGTCCGGCATGGCCGCGCGCCTGCCCGCATCGTGGGGCGCGGCGACGGACGGCGCGATTGGGGAGTGGGCGCCCCTGCGGGCCGAGGCGGTCGCCACGATCGCCGGCCGCATCGTCCGGCATGGCGGATGCGCCCTTCTGATCGACTACGGCGCCGCCGCTTCCGGCCCCGCGGGCGACACGCTCCAGGCCGTGCGCGCCCATCGCCCCTGGCCGATCCTGGCCGAGCCGGGCACGGCCGATCTGACCAGCCAGGTCGACTTCGCGCCCCTTCTCGATGCGGCGCGGGCGGCGGGCGCCGCCGCCTGGGGGCCGCTGCCGCAGGGCACCTTCCTTCTGGCGCTCGGCGCCGAGGCCCGGTTCGATGCCCTGGCGCATAGCAAGGATGCCGACGCCGTCGTGGCCCTGGTCCGCGCGCGGCGACGGCTGCTTCACCCCGCCGCGATGGGCGAGGCGTTCAAGGTCATGGCGATCACGCCCCGGACGGCGCCGCCTCCGCCGGGCTTTGCGCATCCGCCTGCGTGA
- a CDS encoding LysR family transcriptional regulator encodes MRAFVEVVRQGGFSPAAKAINSTQSTVSKAVRQLEDELGVPLLDRIGHRSELTAAGEIMFRRAQSMLTEREDLLLELDELRGLRRGVLRLGLPPIGSSILLAPLFVAYRERYPGIDIRLVEHGSTRLEEILLAGEIDLAASLLPVADAFEVQSVRNEPLVVLFPSRDPLAGRERVDLAMLEDRPFLLFETGFALNRIILDACQRRGFQPSVAVRSAHADFIVELVAAGLGIAFLPRMTAEQRPHPDVCTVRLDEPGTDWHLAMVWRRGGYLSHAARAWLALAKGETLTQADAQSPAEAAPSGA; translated from the coding sequence ATGCGCGCCTTCGTGGAGGTGGTGCGCCAGGGGGGCTTCTCGCCGGCCGCGAAGGCGATCAACTCCACGCAATCGACGGTAAGCAAGGCGGTGCGACAGCTGGAGGACGAGCTGGGTGTGCCGCTGCTCGACCGGATCGGCCACCGCAGCGAGCTGACCGCGGCGGGCGAGATCATGTTCCGGCGGGCGCAGAGCATGCTGACCGAGCGCGAAGACCTCCTGCTCGAGTTGGACGAGCTGCGCGGGCTGCGCCGCGGCGTCCTCCGCCTCGGCCTGCCGCCGATCGGCAGCTCGATCCTGCTCGCGCCCTTGTTCGTGGCCTATCGCGAGCGCTACCCCGGCATCGACATCCGCCTGGTCGAGCACGGCAGCACGCGTCTGGAGGAAATCCTGCTGGCCGGCGAGATCGACCTCGCCGCGTCGCTTCTGCCCGTGGCCGACGCCTTCGAGGTGCAGAGCGTGCGCAACGAGCCGCTGGTGGTCCTGTTCCCGTCCCGCGATCCGCTGGCCGGTCGCGAGCGCGTCGACCTCGCCATGCTGGAGGATCGGCCGTTCCTCTTGTTCGAGACCGGCTTCGCCCTGAACCGCATCATCCTGGACGCCTGCCAGCGCCGTGGCTTCCAGCCCTCGGTCGCCGTGCGCAGCGCGCATGCCGACTTCATCGTCGAGCTGGTCGCCGCCGGCCTGGGCATTGCCTTCCTGCCGCGCATGACCGCCGAGCAGCGGCCGCATCCCGACGTGTGCACGGTCCGGCTCGACGAGCCCGGAACCGACTGGCACCTGGCGATGGTCTGGCGGCGCGGCGGTTATCTTTCCCATGCCGCGCGCGCCTGGCTGGCGCTGGCGAAGGGAGAGACGCTCACGCAGGCGGATGCGCAAAGCCCGGCGGAGGCGGCGCCGTCCGGGGCGTGA
- a CDS encoding CidA/LrgA family protein produces the protein MPSSRFWTRCRHAVDHSRVLQIAFLALVWLAGEAVARHAHLPLPGGIIGMALVLGLLVSGRLRVRSVRRGAEWLLAEMLLFFVPAVLALLDHAEFLSLLGLKLLAVILAGTVCVMGVTALTVDLGYRLANRRHAHG, from the coding sequence ATGCCCTCTTCCCGTTTCTGGACCCGTTGCCGCCATGCCGTCGATCACAGCCGCGTCCTTCAGATCGCCTTTCTCGCCCTTGTCTGGCTTGCCGGCGAGGCCGTCGCGCGCCACGCCCACCTCCCGCTCCCGGGCGGCATCATCGGCATGGCGCTCGTTCTGGGATTGCTCGTCTCAGGACGGCTTCGCGTCCGCAGCGTTCGACGGGGCGCCGAATGGCTCCTCGCGGAGATGCTCCTGTTCTTCGTGCCGGCCGTCCTCGCGCTTCTCGATCACGCCGAATTCCTGAGCCTGCTCGGCCTGAAGCTGCTGGCCGTCATCCTGGCGGGCACGGTGTGCGTCATGGGCGTGACGGCGCTTACGGTCGATCTCGGCTACCGCCTCGCGAACCGTCGGCATGCCCACGGCTGA
- a CDS encoding LrgB family protein has product MPTADPLLSAAFWSVATILVYAAAKALHRRCPAWYASPLIAAPAVLIAAAWTLHTGYREYIQGTHWLMTLLGPVTVAFAIPIYQQRTLIVRHWPVLLAGVIAGSGTSMLTAWALASALGVDGALRLSLLPRSMSTPFAMTVSDGIGGVPDLTAVFVVVTGVLGAALGEVLLHWLPLRSTLARGALLGMGAHGAGVARAHRIGREEGSTAGLVMIMVGLCNVLLAPVLAACLR; this is encoded by the coding sequence ATGCCCACGGCTGACCCGCTGCTGAGCGCGGCCTTCTGGTCGGTAGCGACCATCCTCGTCTATGCCGCCGCCAAGGCCCTGCATCGCCGCTGCCCGGCCTGGTACGCCAGTCCGCTGATCGCCGCGCCGGCCGTGCTGATCGCGGCCGCCTGGACGCTGCATACCGGCTACCGCGAGTACATCCAGGGAACCCATTGGCTGATGACGCTTCTCGGGCCGGTGACCGTGGCGTTCGCCATCCCGATCTACCAGCAGCGCACCCTGATCGTCCGCCATTGGCCTGTCCTGCTCGCCGGCGTGATCGCCGGCAGCGGCACCTCGATGCTGACCGCCTGGGCGCTCGCCAGCGCGCTTGGCGTGGACGGGGCGCTGCGGCTCAGCCTCCTGCCGCGCTCGATGAGCACGCCCTTCGCCATGACCGTCTCCGACGGCATCGGCGGCGTGCCCGACCTGACGGCCGTGTTCGTGGTGGTGACGGGGGTCCTCGGCGCGGCCCTGGGCGAGGTCCTGCTGCACTGGCTGCCCCTGCGCTCGACGCTCGCGCGCGGCGCCTTGCTCGGCATGGGCGCCCACGGCGCCGGCGTCGCCCGTGCCCACCGGATCGGCCGGGAGGAGGGGTCGACCGCGGGTCTGGTGATGATCATGGTCGGCCTGTGCAACGTCTTGCTCGCCCCGGTCCTCGCCGCCTGCCTGCGGTGA
- a CDS encoding efflux RND transporter periplasmic adaptor subunit, producing the protein MRLSSLSKPAVLATLMGLGLAAWLLSGQLGADPAADAPSETAAPERAPFRVAVGTFAPEPVRREVVAMGYSAPARRVELRSETVGRVDEIGVTRGQVVSKGDLILRLAPDDREAALREAEALVAQRELEAHAARTLGQRGFSAETAVAEAEALLAAARARRDLARIELERTAILAPFDGILEERTVEIGDFIEIADPVATVIEQDPFLVVAEVPETTVHDLEVGQNGTAKLSDGRTVEGRLRYVASEAREATRTFKVELEVPNPSQRFISQSSAELSLVVGETEAVPVPTAFLVLDESDLLGVYAVDDKGIVRFHSGDIVRADTSRVWLAGLPGDLRIITRGQGFVREGDEVEAVEAPPAKDAGA; encoded by the coding sequence ATGCGACTCTCGAGCCTCAGCAAGCCCGCCGTTCTCGCGACCCTGATGGGCCTGGGGCTTGCCGCTTGGCTGCTCAGCGGGCAACTGGGCGCCGATCCGGCGGCCGACGCCCCTTCCGAAACCGCTGCGCCCGAGCGCGCGCCCTTCCGCGTCGCCGTCGGCACCTTCGCGCCCGAACCCGTCCGGCGCGAGGTCGTCGCCATGGGCTACAGCGCGCCCGCCCGCCGGGTCGAGTTGCGCAGCGAGACGGTGGGACGGGTCGACGAGATCGGCGTCACGCGCGGCCAGGTCGTGAGCAAGGGCGACCTGATCCTCCGCTTGGCGCCGGACGACCGCGAGGCGGCCTTGCGCGAGGCCGAGGCCCTGGTCGCCCAGCGCGAGCTCGAGGCGCACGCCGCGCGGACCCTTGGACAGCGCGGCTTCAGCGCGGAGACGGCGGTCGCCGAGGCCGAGGCGCTTTTGGCCGCCGCCCGGGCGCGCCGCGACCTCGCCCGCATCGAGCTGGAACGCACCGCCATCCTCGCGCCCTTCGACGGCATCCTGGAGGAACGCACGGTCGAGATCGGTGATTTCATCGAGATCGCCGACCCGGTCGCAACCGTCATCGAGCAGGATCCGTTCCTGGTGGTCGCCGAAGTGCCGGAGACGACCGTCCACGACCTGGAGGTCGGGCAGAACGGCACGGCGAAACTGTCGGACGGCCGCACGGTCGAAGGCCGGCTGCGCTACGTCGCCAGCGAGGCGCGCGAGGCGACGCGCACCTTCAAGGTCGAGCTCGAGGTGCCGAACCCGTCCCAGCGCTTCATCTCGCAGTCCTCGGCCGAGTTGAGCCTCGTCGTCGGCGAGACCGAGGCGGTCCCCGTGCCGACCGCTTTCCTCGTCCTCGACGAAAGCGACCTGCTCGGCGTCTACGCCGTCGACGACAAGGGGATCGTCCGCTTCCACAGCGGCGACATCGTTCGCGCCGACACGAGCCGGGTCTGGCTGGCGGGCCTGCCCGGCGACCTGCGGATCATCACGCGCGGCCAGGGATTCGTGCGCGAAGGCGACGAGGTCGAGGCGGTCGAAGCGCCGCCGGCCAAGGACGCGGGCGCATGA